In the bacterium genome, one interval contains:
- a CDS encoding CDP-diacylglycerol--glycerol-3-phosphate 3-phosphatidyltransferase — protein sequence MEIYFKIMLETGWPIILMFVAERVAMSYLLATNKRCEWVRSKSWLHPNAISFYRFPMGILSVYTLHLGYPRLAIWIFSFWMITDLTDGDIARRCNLSTEKGATIDPLSDKLMYIPALAYMAWKGFLDPTAVIVFIALDVLGQMSRLVVENKAANLFGKAKTFLVVVLLIATVLEIIYGPLPHSRVLGPLMGFCIGLAFCSVAFKIIPNYWYANILSLMNMVCGIAGIVTILMGKPLIYAFGLVFLGQFLDLFDGRAAERWGSTPKGEMFDDIADGTSFGGTVGLMVAYSFKSPAFGWSLGILHTFCTIFRLVRFIIRKRKAGVEGGVEWFCGMPSPGGALLAGSACIFLEAEWMRAVMVVASSLLMVSSIPYPHFGRSILPKVPLFARVLILGVFTLMLAHAVKRMDFGEPMAVVFVVSVVYMISPIFTRSSGQMTA from the coding sequence ATGGAAATCTATTTCAAGATAATGCTCGAAACCGGCTGGCCGATCATCCTCATGTTCGTCGCCGAGCGCGTGGCCATGAGCTATCTGCTGGCGACCAACAAGCGCTGCGAGTGGGTGCGGTCAAAGTCGTGGCTCCATCCCAACGCCATCAGTTTCTACCGCTTCCCGATGGGCATACTCTCGGTCTACACCCTGCATCTGGGTTATCCGCGCCTCGCCATCTGGATCTTTTCCTTCTGGATGATAACCGACCTCACCGACGGCGACATTGCGCGGCGCTGCAACCTGAGCACGGAGAAGGGCGCGACCATCGACCCTCTTTCCGACAAGCTCATGTACATACCCGCCCTCGCCTACATGGCGTGGAAGGGGTTTCTGGATCCCACCGCCGTCATTGTTTTCATCGCCCTTGACGTTCTCGGGCAGATGTCGCGCCTCGTGGTGGAAAACAAGGCTGCCAACCTCTTCGGCAAAGCCAAGACCTTTCTCGTCGTCGTCCTCCTCATCGCCACCGTGCTGGAAATAATCTACGGCCCGCTCCCCCACTCGCGGGTTCTAGGCCCTCTGATGGGGTTTTGCATCGGTCTGGCCTTTTGCTCCGTGGCCTTCAAGATTATCCCCAATTACTGGTACGCCAACATACTCAGCCTGATGAACATGGTCTGCGGTATCGCGGGCATCGTGACGATACTAATGGGGAAGCCGCTTATTTACGCCTTCGGCCTCGTCTTCCTCGGCCAGTTTCTCGACCTCTTCGACGGGCGGGCGGCGGAGCGGTGGGGATCGACTCCGAAGGGGGAGATGTTTGACGACATAGCCGACGGGACCAGCTTCGGCGGCACCGTCGGCCTCATGGTCGCCTACTCCTTCAAGAGTCCCGCCTTCGGGTGGTCTCTCGGGATACTGCACACCTTCTGCACGATCTTCCGGCTCGTCCGCTTCATAATCAGGAAGAGAAAGGCTGGGGTAGAGGGAGGGGTCGAGTGGTTTTGCGGAATGCCGAGCCCCGGCGGCGCGCTCCTCGCGGGAAGCGCCTGCATCTTTCTGGAAGCCGAGTGGATGCGGGCGGTAATGGTTGTAGCCTCCTCGCTGCTGATGGTCTCAAGCATACCCTACCCGCACTTCGGTCGCTCGATATTGCCGAAAGTCCCCCTCTTCGCCAGAGTTCTGATCCTGGGCGTCTTCACCTTAATGCTGGCCCACGCCGTAAAGAGGATGGATTTTGGCGAGCCGATGGCCGTGGTTTTCGTGGTTTCGGTTGTCTACATGATCAGCCCTATATTCACACGAAGCTCTGGTCAGATGACCGCATAG
- a CDS encoding Fic family protein, which translates to MKMPVAPPGPDAGDFVRLLDHPGILEVEPEGKYLHWDELRHRKPPEGVSSEKWWWAVKIARKFTLKNYPLKDKEGNFFKFLQPDSIGNRLRLLERKTAGALSGVCPDANVSIRDNFIVSSLFEESITSSQLEGAVTTTDVAKKMLLEQREPRNKSEWMILNNYRAMEFIRGNAKEKLTPELILELHSVVTHNTLDNPKDAGKLRKTDDIVVQDSLTGERLHTPPGADTLRERLRDLCAFANAPDDSSPFVHPLIRAILIHFQLAYDHPFVDGNGRTARSLFYWSALNRGYWLMEYLSISAEINRARAKYYRAFLYTETDEGDATYFIMNQLETIERALKRFEEKVAKKTEETKRAKDLLSGFARNLNSRQIELLRHALSHPGAEYSIKEHQTYHNLAYATARSDLLELERMGLLTMVKTGRKFHFLAPSGLPSKIAPNI; encoded by the coding sequence ATGAAAATGCCTGTAGCGCCGCCCGGGCCGGATGCCGGGGACTTTGTAAGACTGCTGGACCACCCCGGAATATTAGAAGTCGAACCTGAGGGAAAGTATCTCCACTGGGACGAACTCCGGCACAGAAAACCGCCCGAGGGGGTCTCCAGCGAAAAGTGGTGGTGGGCGGTAAAAATCGCCCGCAAATTCACTCTCAAAAACTACCCCCTGAAGGACAAGGAAGGGAATTTTTTCAAATTCCTTCAGCCCGACTCCATCGGCAACCGCCTGCGCCTTCTGGAACGGAAGACCGCCGGAGCCCTGTCCGGTGTCTGCCCCGACGCCAACGTTTCGATAAGGGACAACTTCATCGTCTCCTCCCTTTTCGAGGAGTCCATAACCTCCAGCCAGCTCGAAGGAGCCGTTACCACCACCGACGTGGCGAAAAAAATGCTGCTGGAGCAGCGGGAGCCCCGGAACAAAAGCGAATGGATGATACTCAACAATTACCGGGCGATGGAGTTCATCCGGGGTAACGCGAAAGAAAAACTGACTCCGGAACTGATACTCGAACTCCATTCCGTCGTCACCCACAACACGCTGGACAACCCGAAGGACGCGGGAAAGCTGCGGAAAACCGACGACATAGTCGTTCAGGACAGCCTGACCGGCGAGCGCCTTCATACTCCTCCGGGAGCGGACACGCTCAGGGAACGGCTCAGGGACCTTTGCGCCTTCGCCAATGCGCCCGACGACAGCTCGCCGTTCGTCCACCCCCTGATACGGGCGATTTTAATTCACTTCCAGCTCGCCTACGACCATCCCTTCGTTGACGGCAACGGCAGGACCGCCCGCTCCCTCTTCTACTGGTCGGCGCTGAACCGGGGCTACTGGCTGATGGAATACCTCTCCATCTCGGCGGAGATAAACAGGGCCAGGGCAAAATACTATCGCGCTTTTCTCTACACGGAGACGGACGAGGGGGACGCCACCTACTTCATAATGAATCAGCTTGAAACGATCGAGCGCGCTTTAAAGAGATTCGAGGAGAAGGTCGCAAAAAAGACTGAGGAGACGAAAAGGGCGAAGGACCTGCTTTCCGGGTTCGCGAGGAACCTGAACTCAAGGCAGATAGAGCTTTTGCGTCACGCGCTTAGCCACCCCGGCGCCGAATACTCGATAAAAGAACACCAGACCTATCACAACCTCGCCTACGCCACGGCCAGAAGCGACCTTCTTGAGCTTGAGCGGATGGGGCTTTTAACGATGGTGAAGACCGGGCGCAAGTTTCATTTCCTCGCCCCCTCAGGCCTACCGTCAAAAATAGCGCCTAACATATAG
- a CDS encoding rhodanese-like domain-containing protein, which translates to MKRFLNASLVLLFALTLSACAGIGSKIGTSPSGLELPIEKASLKLLDDAKDGGYKLVNTEELYKWTAEKKDMIIIDVLPKDEYDKGHIPGAVNSPLPKTEKELTPFDTESVVKTAGSDKEKPVVLYCGFVACRRSHLGAKILAENGFKSVNRYPAGITGWKEMGYPLEK; encoded by the coding sequence ATGAAAAGATTTTTGAACGCCTCGCTCGTCCTCCTCTTCGCCCTTACCCTAAGCGCGTGCGCGGGAATCGGCAGCAAGATCGGCACTTCGCCCAGCGGCCTTGAACTTCCCATCGAGAAAGCTTCCCTAAAACTGTTGGACGACGCCAAAGACGGCGGCTACAAGCTCGTTAATACCGAAGAGTTGTACAAATGGACTGCAGAGAAGAAGGACATGATTATCATCGACGTGCTTCCGAAGGATGAGTACGACAAGGGCCACATCCCCGGCGCGGTCAACAGCCCCCTGCCCAAGACCGAAAAGGAGCTTACCCCCTTCGACACCGAATCCGTCGTGAAAACCGCCGGAAGCGACAAGGAAAAGCCCGTCGTGCTGTATTGCGGTTTCGTGGCGTGCCGGAGGAGCCACCTGGGCGCGAAAATCCTTGCCGAAAACGGTTTCAAGAGCGTCAACCGCTACCCCGCCGGGATAACCGGCTGGAAGGAAATGGGGTATCCTTTGGAGAAGTAG
- a CDS encoding glycosyltransferase: MKRAPAVSAIIPTFNRREFAAEAVRSVLSQTFDDFELIVVDDGSEDSTAAFLEETFADPRLRVIRQGNRGVSAARNTGVGQSRGEFLAFLDSDDLWTEEKLRLSRKALEEHPEAALVYTEEIWHRRGKWANPCSHHAKRSGWIFPHCIPLCIISPSSAVIRREAFMKAGGFDESLPACEDYDLWLRLTSRHSVHLVEEKLIIKRNGHEGQLSAIHFAQDRYRVAALWKIALDEEVRGDWRIEALKAIAEKSHIVAEGALKRGNVERSEIFSHSRKEALFCLAKLQG; the protein is encoded by the coding sequence AAGCGTCCTCTCCCAGACCTTTGACGATTTTGAGCTAATAGTGGTTGACGACGGCAGCGAGGACTCCACCGCAGCCTTTCTTGAGGAGACCTTCGCAGACCCGCGCCTTCGCGTCATCCGGCAGGGAAACCGGGGCGTCTCCGCGGCGCGGAACACCGGCGTCGGCCAATCGCGCGGTGAGTTTCTGGCCTTCCTCGATTCGGACGACCTCTGGACAGAAGAAAAACTTCGCCTTTCGCGAAAGGCGCTCGAAGAGCATCCCGAGGCGGCGCTGGTCTACACCGAAGAGATATGGCACAGGCGCGGCAAATGGGCCAACCCCTGCTCCCACCACGCCAAGCGCTCGGGGTGGATCTTTCCCCACTGCATCCCCCTCTGCATCATAAGCCCCTCTTCGGCGGTTATACGGCGCGAAGCATTCATGAAAGCGGGCGGTTTCGATGAATCTCTGCCCGCCTGCGAGGATTACGACCTGTGGCTGCGCCTTACCTCGCGCCATAGCGTCCACCTCGTCGAAGAAAAGCTGATAATAAAGAGAAACGGCCACGAAGGGCAGCTTTCCGCCATACACTTCGCGCAGGATCGCTACCGGGTGGCGGCGCTCTGGAAGATAGCCCTGGACGAAGAGGTGAGGGGCGACTGGAGGATCGAGGCGCTGAAGGCCATAGCCGAAAAATCGCACATCGTCGCCGAAGGCGCGCTAAAGCGCGGCAACGTCGAACGCTCCGAGATATTCTCTCACTCCCGGAAGGAGGCGCTCTTTTGTCTGGCGAAACTTCAGGGCTGA
- a CDS encoding TatD family deoxyribonuclease — protein sequence MYFDTHLHLDYEPFFRELPTVVERMKAAGISGAVNAAINVDSSKKALSIHKKYPFVLPAAGLHPLYLKGREPLAELSALLRAGGFRAVGETGLDFWNGRENEELQRECFHFQVLLAKELRLPLLLHIRKGFYETLSVMREAGYRGPAVYHNFTGSLDMAKKALDANLYLSIGATVTYPRKENLRRVVKFIPADRLLVETDAPDLPPWSKKGELHDPADLPETVRALAEALGVSGEELAETTSSNARRLFLGEE from the coding sequence ATGTACTTCGACACCCACCTTCACCTTGACTACGAGCCCTTTTTCAGGGAGCTTCCCACCGTAGTCGAAAGGATGAAGGCGGCGGGGATAAGCGGCGCGGTCAACGCCGCGATTAACGTTGACTCGTCAAAAAAGGCGCTCTCCATCCACAAAAAGTATCCCTTCGTCCTCCCCGCCGCCGGGCTCCACCCGTTATACTTGAAGGGCCGCGAACCCCTGGCCGAGCTTTCGGCGCTCCTTCGCGCCGGAGGGTTTCGCGCCGTAGGAGAGACGGGGCTGGATTTCTGGAACGGGCGTGAAAACGAGGAGCTTCAGAGGGAGTGCTTTCACTTTCAGGTGCTGCTGGCCAAGGAGCTTCGCCTGCCGCTCCTTCTTCACATCCGCAAGGGTTTTTACGAAACGCTTTCGGTAATGCGCGAGGCGGGCTATCGCGGCCCCGCCGTCTACCACAACTTCACCGGCTCGCTCGACATGGCGAAAAAGGCGCTGGACGCCAACCTTTACCTCTCCATAGGCGCGACAGTAACCTACCCGCGCAAGGAAAACCTCCGCAGGGTGGTAAAATTCATCCCGGCGGACCGCCTCCTCGTCGAGACCGACGCGCCCGACCTCCCGCCCTGGAGTAAGAAGGGGGAGCTTCACGACCCGGCGGACCTTCCCGAGACCGTACGCGCCTTGGCCGAAGCGCTCGGCGTGAGCGGGGAAGAGCTGGCCGAAACCACTTCAAGCAACGCCCGAAGGCTGTTTTTGGGAGAAGAATGA
- a CDS encoding tRNA threonylcarbamoyladenosine dehydratase: MMDMHERTRMLIGEKGLKKLSEASVIVFGLGGVGGAATEFLCRAGVGAITVVDFDKVKESNLNRQLIALRSTVGRPKAEVITERLREINPGCAVTPVEDFFAPDTAENFDLPAFDYVLDCIDSLNPKVELIVRCKTLGVPLVVSTGAGGRIDPTGVRVSDLFATRNCPLARHLRKRLRSRGISGPIPAVHTDTPALVSEPLEPKAEDFHRGRARSPVGSISYLPVIFGAVMAGHVVKELVEEKQEG, from the coding sequence ATGATGGATATGCACGAACGGACGAGGATGCTCATCGGAGAAAAGGGGCTGAAAAAACTCTCCGAAGCCAGCGTCATAGTCTTCGGCCTAGGCGGCGTGGGCGGGGCTGCGACGGAATTTCTGTGCCGCGCGGGCGTCGGCGCGATAACGGTTGTGGATTTCGACAAGGTGAAGGAGTCCAACCTCAACCGCCAGCTTATCGCGCTTCGCTCGACGGTAGGCAGGCCCAAGGCCGAGGTGATAACCGAGCGCCTCCGCGAGATAAACCCCGGGTGCGCAGTTACTCCCGTGGAGGATTTCTTCGCCCCCGACACCGCCGAAAACTTCGACCTTCCCGCGTTCGACTACGTCCTCGACTGTATAGACAGCCTGAACCCCAAGGTAGAACTTATCGTCCGCTGCAAAACCCTCGGGGTGCCGCTGGTCGTATCCACCGGCGCGGGGGGCAGGATCGACCCCACCGGCGTCAGGGTCTCCGACCTCTTCGCCACCCGCAACTGCCCGCTGGCGAGGCACCTTAGAAAGCGCCTCCGCTCACGGGGCATCTCCGGCCCCATCCCCGCCGTCCACACCGACACCCCGGCGCTGGTCAGCGAGCCGCTCGAACCCAAAGCGGAAGACTTTCACCGCGGCAGGGCGCGAAGCCCCGTCGGCTCGATCTCCTACCTCCCCGTAATCTTCGGCGCGGTGATGGCGGGTCATGTGGTCAAGGAGCTTGTCGAGGAAAAACAAGAGGGGTAG